One Glycine max cultivar Williams 82 chromosome 8, Glycine_max_v4.0, whole genome shotgun sequence genomic window, GTTGAACAATTTAACTGTATTTTGTTATTCATTGTATAACAATACATAAaatgtgattgatgaatatttATTGTATCTCATTATTACTTTAAACAATGAAGCTAAAATGTGGTTTTATTGTcgattgatatatatatatatatatatatatatatatatatatatgctcatGTCTGTCTTATATGGTAAAAATTTTGTGGGTCCAATCACACCATTAATCCTAAACTTGAGAGAAGAATGGACATAATTTGTCAGTGACGCCCACATTCCTTCTAGACAAATTAGATTTAGTGGACAGTCTATCATAGATTAATCTCCAAGCAAAAAACGCAGCTTTACTTGGTATTTTTAGTTTCCATACGTCTTGAAATACCTCATCTATATTCTCATCTCTTGATTCCCTGTCAAGCAGTTGATATGCACTGCTTATAGTATATACCCCAGTTGAGTCGCTTAGCCACACCCACCTATCTTGTTGCTGCTCATTTGTGTTGAGATGTTAAATTTCCTCCAAAAAGCAGTCCCCCATAGGTATCTCAACCTCAAAAAAGTAACCTCCTCCATTGCAAGCACCACTCTCAGGTTGCAGCTGAACTACATACCATCTGCTGAATGTGCTGGTTTTTTTGGTTTGAGATCAGGTAAGGTCTAGGATATTTTACCATTAGGGGGATCCCATCATCCATCCACCCATCTTCCTAAAAACCTAGCCTTGGAGCCAGAGCCCACACTCCATTTTATTCTAGATTTGAACCAGCTTTCCTCCCCGGAGTTGTGGCAGATATAATTGAGATCAGACCACCATGCAAATGCTGCTAAGACCCTTCTATTCTCATCCAagttcctttaccctccatatTTTGAATCCAGCACTCTAGCCCATAATTCTCCTTGATAATAAAACAAATTCCACTTCCATTTTCCAAGAAGAGCCTGATTAAACTTGGTCAAATCTCTAAAATTCCCAGACCACCTTTTTCTTTCGACAGACATGCTGATCCATTGCTTACCCAAGCGATCTTCTTGTGTTCTGTATCTACTCCCCACAAGAACCATCGTTGTAGTTTCACAAGCTTGTGTACCACCTTTTTTAGGAtcttgaaaaatgaaagaaaatagataGGAATTGTGTTCAGGACTGACTTTATCAAAGTCACCCTTTCCACAAAGGATAGTTGCTTTTGTTTCCACTTTGCCAATCTATGCTcacattttttaacaataagATCCCAAGGCACACTACTTTTTGGGTTTGCCTCAATGGGGATACCCAAGTAGGTCAACAAACAGCAGTTAAGGTATGAGGCAGTATTGACtttttgcaaaatttatttttcaacctGAAACCATCTCCAAACTCCTCAGCATCGCCTTGATGGCCCTCACATTTTGCATTGATGCTATAAAACTAATAATAGCATATTGGTCACACCACACCGCTAATATATTTGAAGAATTATATCTACGAATTTATCAATTAACTCAAATTCTCAATGAACCGACTCTTTTTAATACTAAATTATAAATTCCATAGAAAAATTTTCCTTTATGGACCTTTCTTTCATTACATAATGCTTTCCTAGAACTGGGAAGAAATGTGTTCATCAAGAGTCTCTGAAACTTTGAAATACAGTACAAGACCTCATCCCTTCTCCATCACTATCACTATCACCAAGGAACATTGCTACTGGATATGTAGGCAGCTGCCACGAACCATGTAAGATAATATAAAGGATGAGAAACCAATCAGCAGTACACAGTCTCATAATTTGATATTGAAATAATTCATCAATAAAGACATTTCAGACCACTAAGACTAATAATAGAGAGAAACTTTATTTCTTGTGATTGtttttcccttaaaaaaaaatagaggaccTACTTGCACAAGCATCTTTTGTGATATTGTAGTTGTTAGCTTCCAGCCTGCAAACCTCAACTTTCAGCCTTGTAGCTATATTCTTCTCATAAGCAGAGATGAGAGATTCTCTCACTTGCTTTATCTCATGTTCCAGTCCCTCACTTTGTTCAGTTGCATGCTTGGAGCCCGGGTCAATCCCTGCAATGCATCATGACATTGTTAGTATTGCTTTTCTTCCAACTAATTATGTCATTTAACTTCAGAAAAACCATTATATTTATACCAATGCTTTGCAGAACTTGAATATGCCTCTCTGAATTGTTTGTCCATGATATTAACCTGCCCAACATTCAAGATTCAAAATAAGTTTGTGGTATAAACTCTAAAGCAACAAGCCTTATGAACAAGTACTCAATCTAACAACTTACCCAAATGCAAAAGGACAACTGCagacattttttaatttgagaaaaaaagaacAGGTTTTTTGGAGTATCTACATGCAGCTTGAAACTCCAAATGTGGTAGTAAAAAACAGATCCAAAGAGAGGTAGTGAAGTGGACATATTAAGTGCAGCGAAGGTGCTCGACGAAATGCGAAAGAGAGCGACAGGTGAATAAGTAAACCTAGTTAGTGGGAAGGAAAAGGGATACCCAAACTTCCTCTTCTTAGGGGGGTCGCGGAAAAGGATCTTAGCGGCAATCAGATGTTTTCGCCTTCTTCGCGGCCATGGCGCCACCACCGTCATCCTGAGATTGGTCCCAGCGGTTCCTCCTTTTCTGCTGCTGTTGAGGCGGCGCGCCCTTGGcggcctcctcctcctccttcttcttcatAGCGATGGCCTTCAGAGTCtcctccttctccctcttgagagCCTCCTCGCGCATGATATCCGCGTAGGTCCTCACCGAAGGGTCCGGGGTCTTCTCGCCGGCGAGATGATCTGGTTGAGGCGACGGCGGCGATAGTCGTCGTCGCGATCGATGATGCGCTGCGGCTTGCGGAAGCCGATGTCGTTGTCAGAGTCGGGGGCGGAGGGCATGTACTTGAG contains:
- the LOC100804777 gene encoding uncharacterized protein isoform X1 is translated as MTVVAPWPRRRRKHLIAAKILFRDPPKKRKFGYPFSFPLTRLISWTNNSERHIQVLQSIGIDPGSKHATEQSEGLEHEIKQVRESLISAYEKNIATRLKVEVCRLEANNYNITKDACATAYISSSNVPW
- the LOC100804777 gene encoding uncharacterized protein isoform X2, with product MTVVAPWPRRRRKHLIAAKILFRDPPKKRKFGLISWTNNSERHIQVLQSIGIDPGSKHATEQSEGLEHEIKQVRESLISAYEKNIATRLKVEVCRLEANNYNITKDACATAYISSSNVPW